A single genomic interval of Zunongwangia sp. HGR-M22 harbors:
- a CDS encoding peptidoglycan DD-metalloendopeptidase family protein, with the protein MKKFSFLFLLLLIFAGCKEDKKEQAIAETKKPAPKPVVKEYGFVLDDFDVVVDTIERGDNFGFILDRHGVDRGKVFEISQTVKDTFNPARITAGKKYLILKAKDSAHTPLHFIYQNNKIDYTVVNIGDSISAFSAKKPVSIKRREVSGVVTSSLSEAMQAQGLSNLLVYQLSDIYQWSIDFFKLQKGDQFKMIYNEKYIDDTIFAGVESVDAAVFKHSGRPFYAFNYETDSVTGQASFYDEEAKALQSFFLKAPLNYSRISSRYQRRRFHPVQKRWKAHLGTDYAAPTGTPIKTTADGTVIASSYTSGNGNYVKVRHNKKYTTQYLHMSKRNVRKGQAVKQGDVIGFVGSTGLATGPHVCYRFWVNGKQVDPYRQNLPTAKKIEGEKKDEYFAFIAPLKEELDNISYKKI; encoded by the coding sequence TTGAAGAAATTTAGTTTTTTATTCCTGCTATTGTTAATTTTTGCAGGATGTAAAGAAGACAAAAAAGAGCAAGCTATAGCAGAAACTAAAAAACCAGCACCCAAGCCGGTCGTTAAAGAATATGGCTTTGTTCTGGACGATTTCGACGTGGTTGTAGATACCATAGAGCGAGGTGATAATTTTGGATTTATTCTGGATCGTCACGGTGTCGATCGTGGGAAGGTTTTTGAAATTTCGCAGACCGTTAAGGATACTTTTAACCCTGCCCGAATAACTGCTGGTAAAAAATATCTTATTTTAAAAGCTAAAGATTCGGCGCATACGCCACTTCATTTTATATATCAGAATAATAAAATCGATTATACGGTTGTAAATATTGGTGATAGCATTTCAGCATTTAGTGCTAAAAAGCCTGTTTCAATAAAAAGAAGAGAAGTTTCTGGAGTGGTAACGTCTTCTTTATCTGAAGCAATGCAAGCCCAGGGATTAAGTAATCTTTTGGTATATCAATTATCTGATATTTACCAGTGGAGTATTGATTTCTTTAAACTTCAAAAAGGAGATCAATTTAAAATGATCTATAATGAAAAATATATCGACGATACGATTTTCGCCGGTGTAGAAAGTGTAGATGCAGCTGTTTTTAAACATTCGGGCAGACCATTTTATGCGTTTAATTATGAGACCGATTCGGTAACCGGGCAAGCAAGTTTTTATGATGAAGAAGCTAAAGCTTTGCAAAGCTTTTTTCTAAAAGCACCTTTAAATTATAGTAGAATTTCTTCTAGATACCAAAGACGAAGATTTCATCCGGTTCAAAAAAGATGGAAAGCACATTTGGGTACAGATTACGCGGCACCAACTGGAACGCCAATAAAAACCACTGCAGACGGTACAGTAATCGCTTCAAGTTACACCTCTGGAAACGGAAATTATGTAAAAGTACGTCACAATAAAAAATACACCACTCAATATTTGCATATGAGCAAGCGAAATGTAAGAAAAGGACAGGCCGTAAAACAGGGCGACGTTATTGGTTTTGTAGGAAGCACAGGGCTTGCTACCGGGCCACATGTGTGTTATCGATTTTGGGTAAATGGAAAACAGGTAGATCCTTATCGCCAAAATTTACCAACGGCTAAGAAAATTGAAGGTGAGAAGAAAGATGAATATTTCGCTTTTATAGCACCGCTTAAAGAAGAATTAGATAATATCTCTTATAAAAAGATCTAA
- a CDS encoding tryptophan 2,3-dioxygenase family protein, translated as MEIKPEIAERIELLEEKFKNSGQDMGSYLDGLLYDRYLTYWDYINLDTLLSLQKPATHFPDEEIFITYHQITELYFKLIIHEQKQVIENPNLTATYFVEKLNRMNRYFRVLINSFDVMIKGMEREQFLKFRMALLPASGFQSAQFRMIEFYATPVQNLVEYKIRKQFNLDNSVEELFDNIYWKKGGIDLKTGEKTLTLKQFEKRYTPRFLRIANEVKGNTLYDCYQNLAPTDKNNQNLIKALRTFDTSVNVNWLLMHIGAAHRYLDKGKKTVKATGGTNWKEFLPPGFQKISFFPELWSEDEHNEWGKDWINHMFNTEK; from the coding sequence ATGGAAATTAAACCCGAAATAGCCGAAAGAATAGAATTACTTGAAGAGAAATTCAAAAATTCTGGTCAGGATATGGGTTCTTATTTAGACGGTCTGCTTTACGATCGTTATCTAACATACTGGGATTATATAAATCTGGATACACTTTTGAGCTTGCAAAAACCGGCAACTCATTTTCCCGATGAAGAAATTTTTATTACCTATCATCAAATAACCGAATTATATTTTAAGCTGATTATCCACGAGCAAAAGCAGGTAATCGAAAATCCTAATTTGACCGCCACATATTTTGTGGAAAAGCTAAATAGGATGAATCGTTATTTTAGAGTGCTTATCAATTCTTTTGATGTAATGATTAAAGGAATGGAGCGTGAACAGTTTTTAAAATTCAGGATGGCTTTGTTACCGGCAAGCGGTTTTCAGTCGGCGCAATTCAGGATGATTGAATTTTATGCGACTCCGGTTCAAAATCTGGTAGAATATAAAATTAGAAAACAGTTCAATTTAGATAATTCCGTAGAAGAATTATTCGATAATATTTACTGGAAAAAAGGAGGTATAGACCTTAAAACCGGTGAGAAGACCTTAACCTTAAAGCAGTTCGAAAAAAGATATACGCCCCGATTTTTAAGAATTGCGAATGAGGTTAAAGGTAATACGCTTTACGATTGCTATCAGAACTTAGCGCCAACTGATAAAAACAATCAAAATTTAATTAAAGCTTTACGTACTTTTGATACCAGTGTAAACGTTAACTGGTTGCTTATGCATATTGGTGCTGCTCATAGATATTTAGATAAAGGGAAAAAAACGGTTAAGGCAACCGGAGGAACAAATTGGAAAGAATTTTTACCACCGGGATTTCAAAAAATATCATTTTTTCCTGAATTGTGGAGTGAAGATGAGCATAATGAATGGGGTAAAGATTGGATAAACCACATGTTTAATACTGAAAAATAA
- a CDS encoding DUF3108 domain-containing protein, with translation MIKKLTITIFLFFIALSSHEAQTAYDAGEWFKFRIHYGPFNASYAELQVNEDYLSGTPVYHIVGTGKSTGMMHWFFKVDDNYQTYIDRKTGQPLKFIRKIDEGGHTKDLEIDFDQKSNTAYVHDKKHNKKKTYSTKENIHDMLSAFYYIRSNINEEALEPGYEVHLNLFIDDENMDFKVKFLGRETIKTKFGKVNALKFRPYVMAGRVFKEKESLTFWVSDDKNKVPLKIEANLAVGSLDADLDAYKGLKYPFRIIVD, from the coding sequence ATGATTAAAAAACTTACAATTACGATATTCCTCTTTTTTATTGCACTTTCATCACATGAGGCCCAAACTGCTTATGATGCTGGGGAGTGGTTCAAATTTAGAATTCATTACGGTCCCTTTAATGCCAGTTATGCAGAACTTCAGGTAAATGAAGATTATTTAAGCGGTACGCCCGTTTACCATATTGTTGGAACGGGAAAATCTACCGGAATGATGCATTGGTTCTTTAAAGTAGATGATAATTACCAAACTTACATAGATCGCAAAACAGGACAACCATTAAAATTTATCCGTAAAATAGATGAAGGTGGGCATACTAAAGATTTAGAGATTGATTTCGATCAAAAGTCGAATACTGCCTATGTTCATGATAAAAAGCATAATAAGAAAAAGACCTATTCTACAAAGGAAAATATCCATGATATGTTGTCGGCATTTTACTATATTCGCAGCAACATAAATGAGGAGGCGCTAGAGCCCGGTTATGAAGTTCATCTAAATCTTTTCATAGATGATGAAAATATGGATTTTAAGGTGAAGTTTTTAGGACGGGAAACCATAAAAACAAAGTTTGGTAAGGTTAACGCGCTCAAGTTTAGGCCTTATGTAATGGCAGGTAGAGTTTTTAAAGAGAAAGAGAGCCTTACTTTTTGGGTAAGCGACGATAAAAACAAAGTGCCTTTAAAAATTGAAGCCAACCTGGCGGTAGGATCTCTAGATGCAGATCTTGATGCCTATAAAGGTCTAAAATATCCCTTCAGGATTATTGTAGATTAG
- the hppD gene encoding 4-hydroxyphenylpyruvate dioxygenase, giving the protein MSKDNSSLQLEKVIPEAEDFLPILGTDFVELYVGNAKQAAYYYQHAWGFQPVAYSGLETGRKDSVSYVLQQGKIRIVLTSPLQPSGEINAHIDKHGDGVKFVALWVDDARKSYKETTKRGAESYVEPYELEDDHGKVVLSGIHTYGETVHLFIERNAYKGPFMPGYRTYAPLAQSPETGLKYIDHMVGNVGWNEMNKWCEFYAKVMGFAQMVSFDDKDISTDYTALMSKVMSNGNGRIKFPINEPAEGKKKSQIEEYIDFYNGAGVQHIALATDNIIETVTALRDRGVEFLYVPETYYDDVLERVGEIDEELAPLKELGVLIDRDDEGYLLQIFTKPVLDRPTMFFEIIQRKGAQSFGKGNFKALFEAIEREQDLRGTLN; this is encoded by the coding sequence ATGTCTAAAGATAATTCATCCCTACAATTAGAAAAAGTAATTCCTGAAGCCGAAGATTTTCTTCCCATCTTAGGGACAGATTTTGTAGAACTCTATGTTGGGAATGCTAAACAGGCCGCTTATTATTATCAGCATGCCTGGGGATTCCAGCCGGTGGCGTATTCTGGTTTAGAAACCGGAAGGAAGGATAGTGTTTCTTATGTTTTGCAACAGGGAAAGATAAGGATTGTACTAACATCTCCTTTACAGCCTTCCGGAGAAATAAATGCGCATATCGATAAACATGGGGACGGAGTTAAGTTTGTAGCGCTTTGGGTAGATGATGCGAGAAAAAGTTATAAGGAAACCACCAAGAGAGGCGCTGAAAGCTATGTTGAACCTTATGAATTAGAAGATGATCATGGTAAAGTAGTGCTTTCTGGAATTCATACGTATGGTGAAACAGTGCATCTTTTTATCGAAAGAAACGCTTATAAAGGGCCTTTTATGCCTGGTTATAGAACGTATGCTCCGCTAGCCCAATCTCCAGAAACTGGCTTAAAATATATCGATCACATGGTGGGGAATGTAGGTTGGAACGAGATGAATAAATGGTGCGAATTTTATGCAAAAGTGATGGGATTTGCACAGATGGTTAGTTTTGATGATAAAGATATCTCTACAGATTATACCGCTTTAATGAGTAAGGTAATGAGTAATGGGAATGGTCGCATTAAATTTCCAATTAACGAACCTGCGGAAGGAAAAAAGAAGTCCCAAATCGAAGAATATATCGATTTTTATAATGGTGCGGGAGTACAGCATATCGCATTAGCTACAGATAATATTATTGAAACCGTAACAGCTTTGCGTGACCGTGGAGTAGAATTTCTGTATGTTCCAGAAACTTACTATGATGATGTGTTAGAGCGAGTTGGTGAAATCGATGAAGAACTAGCGCCATTAAAGGAATTAGGGGTGCTTATTGATAGAGATGACGAAGGTTATTTACTGCAGATTTTTACAAAACCAGTATTGGATCGACCCACGATGTTTTTTGAAATAATCCAGAGAAAAGGAGCGCAATCTTTTGGTAAAGGTAACTTTAAGGCTCTTTTTGAAGCAATAGAAAGAGAGCAAGATTTAAGAGGAACGCTAAATTAA
- the pgi gene encoding glucose-6-phosphate isomerase — MKNINPTTTQAWKKLASHYAETKDHSLKSLFEKDQDRASKFTVKWSDFYVDFSKNKITEETKSLLIDLAEECGLKEAMNAYFGGESINQTEGRPVLHTALRASKNAEVKVDGENVMNEVEEVKAKIKAFSSEVIQGIRKGFTGKSFTDVVNIGIGGSDLGPVMVTEALEFYKNHLNVHFVSNVDGDHVHETIKDLNPETTLFVIVSKSFTTQETLTNATTIRNWFMKTAPEEEVSKHFIAVSSNVAKVKEFGIDENNIFPMWDWVGGRFSLWSAVGLSISLAIGYPNFDAMLSGAQKMDEHFKETEFENNIPVLAGLLSVWYNNFYKAESEAVIPYSQYLHRLPAYLQQAVMESNGKSTDRNGDKVDYQTGSIIWGEPGTNSQHAFFQLIHQGTKLIPADFIGYKISLFDDKDHHKKLMANFFAQTEALLQGKTEEEVSAELTSKGMSEEEIKELLPFKLFDGDKPTTSFLIDKLTPESLGKLVAMYEHKIFVQGIIWNIFSYDQWGVELGKQLASNILKDIDSKEIENHDSSTSNLLKVFLAK, encoded by the coding sequence ATGAAAAACATTAATCCAACTACAACACAAGCCTGGAAAAAATTAGCGTCTCACTATGCAGAGACTAAAGACCATTCTTTAAAATCCTTATTTGAGAAAGATCAGGATAGAGCTTCAAAATTCACTGTAAAGTGGAGCGATTTTTATGTAGATTTCAGTAAAAATAAAATTACAGAAGAAACCAAATCACTTCTTATTGATCTTGCTGAAGAATGCGGACTTAAAGAAGCGATGAATGCTTATTTTGGAGGAGAGTCGATAAACCAAACAGAGGGAAGACCAGTATTGCATACCGCATTGCGCGCTTCTAAAAATGCTGAGGTTAAAGTTGATGGCGAAAATGTAATGAATGAAGTTGAAGAAGTTAAGGCAAAAATTAAAGCTTTTTCTTCGGAAGTTATTCAGGGCATCAGAAAAGGATTTACCGGAAAGAGCTTTACTGATGTTGTAAATATTGGTATTGGTGGTTCAGATCTAGGACCAGTAATGGTTACGGAAGCCTTAGAGTTTTATAAAAATCACTTAAATGTACATTTTGTTTCGAATGTTGATGGTGATCACGTACATGAAACTATAAAGGATCTTAATCCAGAAACTACGTTGTTTGTTATTGTTTCTAAATCATTTACCACCCAGGAAACCTTAACCAATGCAACTACGATTAGAAACTGGTTTATGAAAACAGCTCCAGAAGAGGAGGTTTCTAAACATTTTATCGCGGTTTCCAGTAACGTGGCCAAAGTAAAAGAATTCGGAATCGACGAGAATAATATTTTCCCAATGTGGGATTGGGTTGGTGGTCGTTTCTCTTTATGGAGTGCGGTTGGATTATCGATAAGTTTAGCTATCGGATATCCTAATTTTGATGCGATGTTAAGCGGAGCTCAAAAAATGGATGAGCATTTTAAAGAAACTGAATTCGAAAACAACATACCTGTGCTTGCTGGTCTTTTAAGTGTATGGTATAACAATTTTTATAAGGCAGAAAGTGAAGCAGTAATTCCTTACTCACAATATTTGCACCGATTACCAGCGTATCTGCAACAGGCGGTTATGGAAAGTAACGGTAAAAGTACCGATCGTAATGGTGATAAAGTAGATTATCAAACAGGTTCAATAATTTGGGGGGAGCCGGGAACAAATTCTCAGCATGCCTTTTTTCAGTTAATTCATCAGGGTACCAAATTAATCCCAGCCGATTTTATTGGCTATAAGATATCTTTGTTTGATGATAAAGATCATCACAAAAAACTGATGGCAAACTTCTTTGCACAGACCGAAGCTTTACTTCAAGGGAAAACTGAAGAAGAAGTTAGCGCTGAACTTACTTCTAAAGGAATGAGCGAAGAAGAAATTAAAGAATTGCTTCCATTTAAATTATTTGATGGAGATAAACCAACAACTTCTTTCCTTATCGATAAGCTTACTCCAGAAAGTCTGGGTAAACTCGTAGCGATGTACGAGCACAAGATTTTTGTGCAGGGTATCATTTGGAACATTTTTAGTTACGATCAATGGGGAGTAGAATTAGGTAAGCAATTAGCTAGTAATATTCTAAAAGATATAGACAGCAAAGAAATCGAAAATCATGATTCTTCTACAAGTAATCTGTTAAAGGTTTTCCTAGCGAAATAG